Proteins co-encoded in one Burkholderia ambifaria AMMD genomic window:
- the dcd gene encoding dCTP deaminase: MSIKSDKWIRRMAEEHKMIEPFVPDQVRASEDGRRIVSYGTSSYGYDIRCADEFKIFTNINSTIVDPKNFDEGSFVDFKGDVCIIPPNSFALARTVEYFRIPRTVLTVCLGKSTYARCGIIVNVTPFEPEWEGYVTLEFSNTTPLPAKIYANEGVAQVLFFESDEVCDVSYADRGGKYQGQRGVTLPKT, from the coding sequence ATGAGCATCAAGTCCGACAAGTGGATTCGGCGCATGGCCGAAGAACACAAGATGATCGAGCCGTTCGTGCCCGATCAGGTTCGCGCGTCCGAGGATGGCCGCCGGATCGTCAGCTACGGCACGTCGAGCTACGGCTACGACATCCGCTGCGCGGACGAATTCAAGATCTTCACCAACATCAATTCGACGATCGTCGATCCGAAGAACTTCGACGAGGGTTCGTTTGTCGATTTCAAGGGCGACGTGTGCATCATCCCGCCGAACTCGTTCGCGCTGGCCCGCACCGTCGAATATTTCCGCATCCCGCGCACCGTGCTGACGGTCTGCCTCGGCAAGTCGACGTACGCGCGCTGCGGGATCATCGTCAACGTGACGCCGTTCGAGCCCGAGTGGGAAGGCTACGTCACGCTGGAATTCTCGAATACCACGCCGCTGCCGGCGAAGATCTACGCGAACGAAGGCGTCGCGCAGGTGCTGTTCTTCGAAAGCGACGAGGTGTGCGACGTGTCGTACGCCGATCGCGGCGGCAAGTATCAGGGTCAGCGTGGTGTCACGCTGCCGAAAACCTGA
- the sodC gene encoding superoxide dismutase [Cu-Zn] produces MNQRHHGVRAGRARRALLAAAALGLLAGCTSFSSSHEKRADAQLQPTVGSQARGAVTFVERPDGVQVTYNLVGLPPNSDHALQVHERGDCNAGDGSSAGPVFAPAAERLRAGARVAGDLGNIHADANGVAAGFIVAPDLALDGVRSAMNRAALVHRDPSDPIFSQHGAGAALACGVIR; encoded by the coding sequence ATGAACCAACGACATCACGGCGTGCGCGCCGGCCGCGCGCGGCGCGCGCTGCTGGCCGCCGCCGCGCTGGGCCTGCTGGCCGGCTGTACCTCCTTTTCCTCGTCGCACGAAAAACGCGCCGACGCGCAGTTGCAGCCGACGGTCGGCTCGCAGGCGCGCGGCGCGGTGACGTTCGTCGAACGCCCGGACGGCGTCCAGGTCACGTACAACCTGGTCGGCCTGCCGCCGAACAGCGATCACGCGCTGCAGGTGCACGAGCGCGGCGACTGCAACGCGGGCGACGGCTCGAGCGCCGGCCCGGTGTTCGCACCGGCCGCCGAGCGGCTGCGCGCGGGCGCGCGGGTCGCCGGCGATCTCGGCAATATCCATGCGGATGCGAACGGCGTCGCGGCCGGTTTCATCGTCGCGCCCGATCTGGCCCTCGATGGCGTGCGCTCCGCGATGAACCGCGCGGCGCTGGTGCACCGCGACCCGAGCGATCCGATCTTTTCGCAGCATGGCGCGGGCGCCGCGCTCGCGTGCGGCGTGATCCGTTGA
- the apbC gene encoding iron-sulfur cluster carrier protein ApbC, producing the protein MSIDRAQVDAALAAVVDPNTDRPYAAHKGVRNVAIDGDAVAVDVVLGYPARSQHDDVRARIAAALKAVPGVRDARVAVSQEIVAHTVQRGVKLLPNVKNIVAVASGKGGVGKSTTAVNLALALAAEGASVGILDADIYGPSLPTMLGIHGQRPESPDNQSMNPLIGHGLQANSIGFLIEEDNPMVWRGPMATSALEQLLRQTNWRELDYLIVDMPPGTGDIQLTLAQRVPVTGAVIVTTPQDIALLDAKKGLKMFEKVGIPILGIVENMSIHICSNCGHEEHIFGAGGAERMAQEYGVNVLGSLPLDIAIRERADSGTPTVAAEPDGALARRYRDIARGVALAIAERARDMTSKFPSIVVQNT; encoded by the coding sequence ATGAGCATTGACCGGGCACAAGTCGACGCCGCGCTGGCGGCGGTCGTCGACCCCAATACCGACCGTCCGTACGCGGCACACAAGGGCGTGCGCAACGTCGCGATCGACGGCGACGCCGTGGCGGTCGACGTGGTGCTCGGCTATCCCGCGCGCAGCCAGCACGATGACGTGCGCGCGCGCATCGCCGCTGCGCTGAAGGCGGTGCCGGGCGTGCGCGACGCCCGTGTCGCCGTGTCGCAGGAGATCGTCGCGCACACGGTGCAGCGCGGCGTGAAGCTGCTGCCGAACGTGAAGAACATCGTCGCGGTCGCGTCGGGCAAGGGCGGCGTCGGCAAGAGCACGACGGCCGTCAACCTCGCGCTCGCGCTCGCCGCGGAAGGCGCATCGGTCGGCATTCTCGACGCCGACATCTACGGTCCGTCGCTGCCGACGATGCTCGGCATTCACGGCCAGCGCCCCGAGTCGCCGGACAACCAGTCGATGAACCCGCTCATCGGCCACGGGCTGCAGGCGAACTCGATCGGCTTCCTGATCGAGGAAGACAATCCGATGGTGTGGCGCGGCCCGATGGCGACGTCGGCGCTCGAGCAACTGCTGCGCCAGACCAACTGGCGCGAGCTCGACTACCTGATCGTCGACATGCCGCCGGGCACCGGCGACATCCAGCTCACGCTCGCGCAGCGCGTGCCTGTGACGGGCGCCGTGATCGTGACGACGCCCCAGGACATCGCGCTGCTCGACGCGAAGAAGGGCCTCAAGATGTTCGAGAAGGTCGGCATTCCGATCCTCGGCATCGTCGAGAACATGAGCATCCACATCTGCTCGAACTGCGGCCACGAGGAGCACATCTTCGGTGCGGGCGGCGCCGAGCGGATGGCGCAGGAATACGGCGTGAACGTGCTCGGCAGCCTGCCGCTCGACATCGCGATCCGCGAGCGCGCCGACAGCGGCACGCCGACGGTCGCGGCCGAGCCGGACGGCGCGCTGGCGCGGCGCTACCGCGACATCGCGCGCGGCGTCGCGCTGGCGATCGCCGAGCGCGCGCGCGACATGACGTCGAAGTTCCCGTCGATCGTTGTTCAAAATACGTAA
- a CDS encoding OmpA family protein, with product MNMKIATRLSVFALAGALLAGCATQQGNNAAVGTGTGAALGAGIGALAGGGKGAAIGAGVGALVGGVTGYNWQAIKNKLAPSAAQTGTQVTEQPDGSLKLNVPSSVTFATNQYAITPAFTPLLNDLATTLNQNPQLTGSVIGYTDSTGSAQLNQTLSQNRAQSVVNALAQRGVAGGRLSAQGMGPSNPIADNATEAGRAQNRRVEIYLRAPQQHQ from the coding sequence ATGAACATGAAAATCGCGACCCGCTTGTCCGTCTTCGCATTGGCCGGCGCATTGCTGGCAGGCTGCGCCACGCAGCAAGGCAACAACGCGGCCGTCGGCACCGGCACCGGTGCGGCGCTGGGTGCGGGCATCGGCGCGCTGGCCGGTGGCGGCAAGGGCGCGGCGATCGGCGCAGGCGTCGGCGCACTGGTCGGCGGCGTGACCGGCTACAACTGGCAGGCGATCAAGAACAAGCTCGCACCGTCGGCAGCGCAGACCGGCACGCAAGTGACCGAGCAGCCGGACGGCTCGCTGAAGCTGAACGTGCCGAGCTCGGTGACCTTCGCGACGAACCAGTACGCGATCACGCCGGCCTTCACGCCGCTGCTGAACGACCTGGCGACGACGCTGAACCAGAACCCGCAACTGACGGGATCGGTCATCGGCTACACGGACAGCACGGGTTCGGCACAGCTGAACCAGACGCTGTCGCAGAACCGTGCGCAAAGCGTCGTGAACGCGCTGGCGCAGCGCGGCGTCGCGGGCGGCCGTCTGTCGGCCCAGGGCATGGGCCCGTCGAACCCGATCGCGGACAACGCGACCGAAGCCGGCCGTGCGCAAAACCGCCGCGTCGAGATCTACCTGCGCGCGCCGCAGCAGCATCAGTAA
- the metG gene encoding methionine--tRNA ligase, with amino-acid sequence MSASDLTSVQATAPQGRRQILVTSALPYANGQIHIGHLVEYIQTDIWVRTLRMHGHEVYYIGADDTHGTPVMLRAEKEGLTPKQLIDRVWTEHKRDFDSFGVSFDNFYSTDSDENRVLSESIYLALKENGLIAERAIEQAYDPVKEMFLPDRFIKGECPKCHAKDQYGDNCEVCGSTYLPTELLNPYSVVSGATPVRKTSTHYFFRLSDPRCESFLREWVSGLAQPEATNKMREWLGDAGEAKLADWDISRDAPYFGFEIPGAPGKYFYVWLDAPVGYYASFKNLCDREGIDFDAWIRAGSTAEQYHFIGKDILYFHTLFWPAMLEFSGHRTPTNVFAHGFLTVDGAKMSKSRGTFITAQSYIDTGLNPEWLRYYFAAKLNATMEDIDLNLDDFQARVNSDLVGKYVNIASRAAGFLIKRFDGRVQDSAMNHPLVAKLRDAIASIAAHYEGREYSRALRHTMELADEVNAYVDGAKPWELAKDPANAVALHETCSVSLEAFRLLSLALKPVMPRVAEAVEAFFGVAPLAWADAAKPLSSAQPIKAYQHLMTRVDPKQIDALLAANRDSLQADAAGAAAAGATAANAAKDAKNAKANAKAVAANGADDAPISIDDFAKVDLRIAKIVACQAVEGSDKLLQLTLDIGEEKTRNVFSGIKSAYQPEQLVGKLTVMVANLAPRKMKFGLSEGMVLAASAADEKAEPGLYILEPHSGAKPGMRVK; translated from the coding sequence ATGTCCGCATCCGACCTGACTTCCGTGCAGGCTACGGCGCCGCAAGGCCGCCGCCAGATCCTCGTTACGTCCGCACTGCCCTATGCCAACGGCCAGATCCACATCGGCCACCTGGTCGAGTACATCCAGACCGACATCTGGGTGCGGACGCTGCGAATGCACGGCCACGAGGTCTACTACATCGGCGCCGACGACACGCACGGCACGCCGGTCATGCTGCGCGCCGAGAAGGAAGGCCTCACGCCGAAGCAGCTGATCGACCGCGTGTGGACCGAGCACAAGCGCGACTTCGACAGCTTCGGCGTGTCGTTCGACAACTTCTACTCGACCGACTCGGACGAGAACCGCGTGCTGAGCGAGAGCATTTATCTCGCGCTGAAGGAAAACGGCCTGATCGCCGAGCGCGCGATCGAGCAGGCGTACGACCCAGTCAAGGAAATGTTCCTGCCGGACCGCTTCATCAAGGGCGAGTGCCCGAAGTGCCACGCGAAGGACCAGTACGGCGACAACTGCGAAGTGTGCGGCTCGACCTACCTGCCGACCGAACTGCTGAACCCGTATTCGGTGGTGTCGGGTGCGACGCCGGTGCGCAAGACGTCGACGCACTACTTCTTCCGCCTGTCCGACCCGCGCTGCGAGTCGTTCCTGCGCGAATGGGTCAGCGGCCTCGCGCAGCCCGAAGCCACCAACAAGATGCGCGAATGGCTCGGCGACGCCGGTGAAGCCAAGCTCGCCGACTGGGACATCTCGCGCGACGCGCCGTACTTCGGCTTCGAGATCCCGGGCGCGCCCGGCAAGTACTTCTACGTGTGGCTCGACGCGCCGGTCGGCTACTACGCGAGCTTCAAGAACCTGTGCGACCGCGAGGGCATCGACTTCGACGCGTGGATCCGCGCGGGTTCGACGGCCGAGCAGTATCACTTCATCGGCAAGGACATCCTGTATTTCCACACGCTGTTCTGGCCGGCGATGCTCGAGTTCTCGGGCCATCGCACGCCGACCAACGTGTTCGCGCACGGCTTCCTGACGGTCGACGGCGCGAAGATGTCGAAGTCGCGCGGCACCTTCATCACCGCGCAGAGCTACATCGACACCGGCCTGAACCCCGAATGGCTGCGCTACTACTTCGCCGCGAAGCTGAACGCGACGATGGAAGACATCGACCTGAACCTCGACGACTTCCAGGCGCGCGTGAACAGCGACCTTGTCGGCAAGTACGTGAACATCGCGAGCCGCGCGGCCGGCTTCCTGATCAAGCGTTTCGACGGCCGCGTGCAGGACAGCGCGATGAACCATCCGCTCGTCGCGAAGCTGCGCGATGCGATTGCATCGATCGCCGCGCACTACGAAGGCCGCGAATACAGCCGCGCGCTGCGCCACACGATGGAACTCGCGGACGAAGTAAACGCGTACGTCGACGGTGCGAAGCCGTGGGAACTCGCGAAGGATCCGGCCAACGCGGTCGCGCTGCACGAAACCTGCAGCGTGAGCCTCGAGGCGTTCCGCCTGCTGTCGCTCGCGCTGAAGCCGGTGATGCCGCGCGTGGCCGAAGCGGTCGAGGCGTTCTTCGGCGTCGCGCCGCTCGCGTGGGCCGATGCCGCGAAGCCGCTGTCGTCGGCGCAGCCGATCAAGGCGTACCAGCACCTGATGACGCGTGTCGATCCGAAGCAGATCGACGCGCTGCTCGCCGCGAACCGCGATTCGCTGCAGGCCGACGCGGCGGGCGCCGCTGCCGCCGGCGCGACCGCCGCCAACGCCGCGAAGGATGCGAAGAACGCCAAGGCGAACGCGAAGGCGGTTGCCGCGAACGGTGCCGACGACGCTCCGATCTCGATCGACGATTTCGCGAAGGTCGACCTGCGCATCGCGAAGATCGTCGCGTGCCAGGCCGTCGAAGGCTCGGACAAGCTGCTGCAGCTCACGCTCGACATCGGCGAGGAAAAGACCCGCAACGTGTTCTCGGGCATCAAGTCGGCTTACCAGCCCGAGCAGCTCGTCGGCAAGCTGACGGTGATGGTCGCGAACCTCGCGCCGCGCAAGATGAAGTTCGGGCTGTCCGAAGGGATGGTGCTCGCCGCGTCGGCGGCCGACGAGAAGGCCGAACCGGGCCTCTACATCCTCGAGCCGCACAGCGGCGCGAAGCCCGGCATGCGCGTGAAGTAA
- a CDS encoding translocation/assembly module TamB domain-containing protein, with amino-acid sequence MTKDPNDTPPPHDPDSPERAPDGPPRAPRRGRAVRVVAWTLATVVLLVVLAVGLVLAAATTERGTRLAWQTAVRVLGARLTGTLDGGALATGVRLRGFAWTSPGGAGTEVRIDRLEGRWALTRAPWRLSVAYLRAGTIDVRIVPGPSKPATTPQDLSLPLQVRIDDLRVDHLAIHEGSSTTQLDHLALNGRSDGRHHELALDGVDTPYGALTARAKLDGVKPFALTGNATYVGKLADEAVNASANVSGSLEALVADVAASGMKLHGRAHVEAAPFGAVPLTRASIAFEHVNPQAISPGAPAADLAVRAELAPVTAPAGAAPAKGFAVTGPVSIVNAKPGLLGEHLLPVVDAHATVNLDAHAQRIDGLALKLIRDGSVTGGGTLTGGKGRFDLQVANLDLNAFVAQLRPMRLGGPLGVTLAGDVTTVDFNLNDPKLALGARAKVALTAQQTVLTDARVTAGKGRIDLTGVFRHDAHSSYDAKATLTAFDPLLLAAMNAPSAAGGKPGAKTTAKTANTAKATTKAPVKHGETRVSGTLTASGAFAPQVSTKATFKLGDSLYDGVPLTGAGVVQLAGARILPSNATLSIAGNHVDLRGSFGAPGDRLRFVVDAPQLDRLGFGMQGLVQAQGELTGSFAHPNVMGTYKAQHVVVGSNRIGAAQGRADIRDGAHGALVFTADATDLALGSLQLKSLRANLDGTRAKHTLDASAMGIADGRVINLTLAANGGVVENRDGMRWDGTVTRLANRGTPALALQAPLTISAGAGRVTLGATRLTLEGASIDLKSFVFDRGQMRSAGSVRDASVARFFEVRQALTGQRPPVRTDVVLDADWDFSLGANATGHVQMKRRGGDVTIESGRGIASLGLTDLSARATFAPGNRLNVVALAKANRIGTLDANVTVPFALRDGVFGVVDDGPLSGRIDADIPSLKATGNLFGPSYLLGGRAALHLTVAGTPVKPNVSGSLTGDDLSATLVDQGVQLKDGIVRVKLAENLVEFQQVEFHGGDGTLRAIGRVRLDGAAPDLTASIVADKLELFAAPDRKLSLSGKATVANDGPRGALAINGKFVVDRALFDLPEDGAPHLSDDVVIVRPDGTVRGDVQTGTAVAKPQKVDEKPAPSLAPRANIDIGLGNNFRFRGHGADLGLRGTITVMSAPGVPLRAVGNVRVTEGSTYTSFGRKLAVENGFFTFNGPVSNPGINILAMRRNQEVEAGVQVIGTIQSPTVKLVSEPNVTDNEKLSWLLFGHGTDQGNNVGQQNAMTAALALLGSATGKRVAQSIGLDEFSIGRSDVGLTDAQVVQISKAINERFVLGYEQGLQSASNAFKATINLTRFWSVSAYGGTFQGVDLNYTRRFDRWFSQR; translated from the coding sequence ATGACGAAGGACCCGAACGACACGCCGCCGCCTCACGATCCGGATTCGCCCGAGCGCGCGCCCGACGGGCCGCCGCGCGCACCGCGCCGCGGGCGGGCGGTCCGGGTCGTCGCGTGGACGCTCGCGACGGTCGTGCTGCTCGTCGTGCTGGCGGTCGGGCTCGTGCTGGCCGCCGCGACGACCGAGCGCGGCACGCGGCTCGCCTGGCAGACGGCCGTGCGCGTGCTGGGCGCTCGGCTGACGGGCACGCTGGACGGCGGCGCGCTCGCGACCGGCGTGCGGCTGCGCGGCTTCGCGTGGACGAGCCCCGGCGGCGCCGGCACCGAAGTGCGGATCGACCGGCTCGAGGGCCGCTGGGCGCTGACCCGCGCGCCGTGGCGGCTGTCGGTCGCGTACCTGCGCGCGGGCACGATCGACGTGCGGATCGTGCCGGGGCCGTCGAAACCGGCCACGACACCGCAGGACCTGAGCCTGCCGCTGCAGGTGCGGATCGACGACCTGCGCGTCGATCACCTGGCGATCCACGAAGGCAGCTCGACGACGCAGCTCGACCATCTCGCGCTGAACGGCCGCAGCGACGGCCGTCACCATGAACTCGCGCTCGACGGCGTCGACACGCCGTACGGCGCGCTGACCGCGCGCGCGAAGCTCGACGGCGTGAAGCCGTTCGCGCTGACGGGCAACGCGACCTACGTGGGCAAGCTCGCCGACGAAGCGGTCAACGCGAGCGCGAACGTGTCGGGTTCGCTCGAGGCGCTGGTCGCCGACGTCGCCGCGAGCGGGATGAAGCTGCACGGGCGCGCGCACGTCGAGGCCGCGCCGTTCGGCGCGGTGCCGCTCACACGGGCGTCGATCGCGTTCGAGCACGTGAACCCGCAGGCGATTTCGCCGGGCGCGCCGGCCGCCGATCTCGCGGTGCGCGCGGAGCTGGCGCCCGTGACCGCGCCGGCCGGCGCGGCCCCGGCGAAGGGCTTCGCGGTGACGGGCCCCGTGTCGATCGTCAACGCGAAGCCCGGCTTGCTCGGCGAGCATCTGCTGCCGGTCGTCGACGCGCATGCGACCGTGAATCTCGACGCGCATGCGCAGCGGATCGACGGCCTCGCGCTGAAGCTGATCCGCGACGGCAGCGTGACCGGCGGCGGCACGCTGACGGGCGGCAAGGGCCGCTTCGACCTGCAGGTCGCGAATCTCGACCTCAATGCATTCGTCGCGCAATTGCGGCCGATGCGCCTCGGCGGCCCGCTCGGCGTGACGCTCGCGGGCGACGTGACGACCGTCGACTTCAATCTGAACGATCCGAAGCTCGCGCTCGGCGCGCGTGCGAAGGTCGCGCTGACGGCGCAGCAGACGGTGCTGACCGATGCGCGCGTGACGGCCGGCAAGGGCCGTATCGACCTGACCGGCGTGTTCCGCCACGACGCGCATTCGAGCTACGACGCGAAGGCGACGCTGACGGCGTTCGATCCGCTGCTGCTCGCCGCGATGAATGCGCCGAGTGCGGCTGGCGGCAAGCCGGGTGCAAAAACGACGGCAAAGACGGCGAACACGGCCAAAGCGACAACCAAGGCGCCGGTGAAGCACGGCGAGACGCGCGTGTCGGGCACGCTGACGGCCTCCGGCGCGTTCGCGCCGCAGGTGTCGACGAAGGCGACCTTCAAGCTCGGCGACAGCCTGTACGACGGCGTGCCGCTGACCGGCGCCGGCGTCGTGCAGCTGGCCGGCGCGCGGATCCTGCCGAGCAACGCGACCCTGTCGATCGCGGGCAACCACGTCGACCTGCGCGGCAGCTTCGGCGCGCCGGGCGACCGGCTGCGCTTCGTCGTCGATGCGCCGCAGCTCGACCGGCTCGGCTTCGGCATGCAGGGCCTGGTGCAGGCGCAGGGCGAGCTGACCGGCAGCTTCGCGCATCCGAACGTGATGGGCACCTACAAGGCTCAGCACGTCGTGGTCGGCTCGAACCGGATCGGCGCCGCGCAGGGCCGCGCCGACATCCGCGACGGCGCGCACGGCGCGCTCGTGTTCACCGCCGACGCGACCGACCTCGCGCTCGGCTCGCTGCAATTGAAATCGCTGCGCGCGAACCTCGACGGCACGCGCGCGAAGCACACGCTCGATGCGTCGGCGATGGGGATCGCCGACGGCCGCGTGATCAACCTGACGCTCGCGGCGAACGGCGGCGTGGTCGAGAACCGCGACGGGATGCGCTGGGACGGCACCGTCACGCGCCTGGCGAACCGCGGCACGCCGGCGCTCGCGCTGCAGGCGCCGCTCACCATATCGGCCGGTGCCGGCCGCGTGACGCTCGGCGCGACGCGGCTCACGCTCGAAGGCGCGTCGATCGACCTGAAGTCCTTCGTGTTCGATCGCGGCCAGATGCGCTCCGCAGGCTCCGTGCGCGATGCCTCGGTCGCGCGTTTCTTCGAAGTCCGCCAGGCGCTGACGGGCCAGCGGCCGCCGGTGCGTACCGACGTCGTGCTCGATGCCGACTGGGACTTCTCGCTCGGCGCGAATGCGACCGGCCATGTGCAGATGAAACGGCGCGGTGGCGACGTGACGATCGAGAGCGGCCGCGGCATCGCGTCGCTCGGGCTGACCGACCTGTCCGCGCGCGCGACCTTCGCACCCGGCAACCGGCTCAACGTGGTGGCGCTCGCGAAGGCGAACCGGATCGGCACGCTCGACGCGAACGTCACCGTCCCGTTCGCGCTGCGCGACGGCGTGTTCGGCGTCGTCGACGATGGTCCGCTGTCGGGCCGCATCGATGCCGACATCCCGTCGCTGAAGGCGACCGGCAACCTGTTCGGGCCGAGCTACCTGCTCGGCGGGCGCGCGGCGCTGCACCTGACGGTCGCGGGCACGCCGGTGAAGCCGAACGTGTCGGGGAGCCTGACGGGCGACGACCTGTCCGCGACGCTCGTCGACCAGGGCGTGCAGCTGAAGGACGGCATCGTGCGCGTGAAGCTCGCGGAGAACCTCGTCGAATTCCAGCAGGTCGAGTTCCACGGCGGCGACGGCACGCTGCGCGCGATCGGCCGCGTGCGTCTCGACGGCGCGGCGCCCGATCTAACCGCGAGCATCGTCGCGGACAAGCTCGAGCTGTTCGCGGCGCCCGACCGCAAGCTGTCGCTGTCGGGCAAGGCGACCGTCGCGAACGACGGGCCGCGCGGCGCGCTGGCGATCAACGGCAAGTTCGTCGTCGACCGCGCGCTGTTCGACCTGCCGGAGGACGGCGCGCCGCATCTGTCCGACGACGTCGTGATCGTGCGCCCGGACGGCACGGTGCGCGGCGACGTCCAGACGGGCACCGCGGTCGCGAAGCCGCAGAAGGTCGACGAAAAGCCGGCGCCGTCGCTCGCGCCGCGCGCCAACATCGACATCGGCCTCGGCAACAACTTCCGCTTCCGGGGCCACGGCGCGGACCTCGGGCTGCGCGGCACGATCACCGTGATGAGCGCGCCGGGCGTGCCGCTGCGCGCGGTCGGCAACGTGCGCGTGACGGAGGGGTCGACCTATACGTCGTTCGGCCGCAAGCTCGCGGTCGAGAACGGTTTCTTCACGTTCAACGGCCCGGTGTCGAATCCGGGCATCAACATCCTCGCGATGCGGCGCAACCAGGAGGTCGAGGCCGGCGTGCAGGTCATCGGCACGATCCAGTCGCCGACGGTCAAGCTCGTGTCCGAGCCGAACGTCACCGACAACGAGAAGCTGTCGTGGCTGCTGTTCGGACACGGCACCGACCAGGGCAACAACGTCGGCCAGCAGAACGCGATGACCGCCGCGCTTGCACTGCTCGGCAGCGCGACCGGCAAGCGGGTCGCGCAGAGCATCGGTCTCGACGAATTCTCGATCGGCCGCAGCGATGTCGGCCTGACCGATGCGCAGGTCGTGCAGATCTCGAAGGCGATCAACGAGCGCTTCGTGCTCGGTTACGAGCAGGGGCTGCAATCGGCGAGCAACGCGTTCAAGGCGACCATCAACCTGACGCGCTTCTGGTCGGTGTCCGCGTATGGCGGCACGTTCCAGGGCGTCGACCTGAACTACACGCGGCGCTTCGATCGCTGGTTCAGCCAGCGGTGA
- a CDS encoding autotransporter assembly complex protein TamA — MAGQANQQAYPAHEAAPREPCAARHAGDRARRGVAGAARAALVGCLAACVVLPAYAKYDVDIDAPRSIRKLLKAHLDIARFAKRDDISDDQFDFLVTATPQQVRDLAATAGYFSPVVRTDVRTRDGKRDVRVAVDPGPQTVVSTVDLTFKGPVDTEDPKQETATRFAFSLKPGDPFTQSGWDTAKGEALKQLQSRRYLGAKITSSEARIDPRTQRATLAVAFDSGPTFTIGKVDVDGVRRYPEKIVTNVNPLSEGEIYDARRITELQRQLQNTPYYASVAIDVGDDTSKPALTPVHVKVSEFPYNNIRGGVGYATDTGPHVQGSYTYLDTFGAAWPFTVSGRVDQIQQYGQVQLSMPPGEKGWTNSVLASYTNTNVSDTRIYSARIGAQRTRTGQFIDYAYSLMYYQDRLDQNGAGPTTSRALVPQWSWTRRNVDDPLFPRSGNLIHAEAGFAIKGVLTDQTFIRGYARGQQYVPIGKRDLFVFRAELGGVFTSGSSTGVPASLLFRAGGSNSVRGYGYQSIGNSVAGSVLPTKYLMTGTAEYQHWFNRDWGAATFFDIGTATDAWGEKVFYPGVGVGARWRSPVGPINVDVAYGLRNHSVRPYLTLGIAF; from the coding sequence TTGGCGGGTCAGGCGAACCAGCAAGCATATCCGGCGCATGAGGCGGCGCCGCGCGAACCGTGCGCGGCCCGGCACGCGGGTGATCGCGCGCGGCGCGGCGTCGCTGGCGCGGCCCGGGCCGCCCTCGTGGGCTGTCTCGCCGCGTGCGTCGTATTGCCGGCCTACGCGAAGTACGACGTCGACATCGACGCGCCGCGCTCGATCCGCAAGCTCCTGAAGGCCCATCTCGATATTGCGCGCTTCGCGAAGCGCGACGACATCAGCGACGATCAGTTCGACTTCCTCGTGACCGCCACGCCGCAGCAGGTTCGCGACCTGGCCGCGACGGCCGGCTATTTTTCGCCGGTCGTGCGCACCGACGTGCGCACGCGCGACGGCAAGCGCGACGTGCGCGTCGCCGTCGATCCGGGGCCGCAGACCGTCGTGTCGACGGTCGACCTGACGTTCAAGGGGCCCGTCGACACCGAGGATCCGAAGCAGGAGACCGCGACCCGCTTCGCGTTCTCGCTGAAGCCCGGCGATCCGTTCACGCAGTCCGGCTGGGACACCGCAAAGGGCGAGGCGCTCAAGCAATTGCAGTCGCGCCGCTACCTGGGCGCGAAGATCACGTCGTCGGAGGCGCGCATCGACCCGCGCACGCAGCGCGCGACGCTGGCCGTCGCGTTCGACAGCGGCCCGACATTTACGATTGGCAAGGTTGATGTCGACGGCGTGCGCCGCTATCCGGAGAAGATCGTCACGAACGTCAACCCGCTGTCCGAAGGCGAGATCTACGACGCGCGGCGGATCACCGAGCTGCAGCGGCAACTGCAGAACACGCCGTACTACGCGAGCGTCGCGATCGACGTCGGCGACGATACGTCGAAGCCCGCGCTCACGCCCGTGCACGTAAAGGTCAGCGAATTCCCGTACAACAACATTCGCGGCGGCGTCGGCTACGCGACCGACACGGGCCCGCACGTGCAGGGCTCGTACACGTACCTCGACACGTTCGGCGCCGCGTGGCCGTTCACCGTGTCGGGCCGGGTCGACCAGATTCAGCAGTACGGCCAGGTGCAGCTGTCGATGCCGCCCGGCGAGAAAGGGTGGACCAACAGCGTGCTCGCGTCGTACACGAACACCAACGTGTCGGACACGCGCATCTACAGCGCGCGGATCGGCGCGCAGCGCACGCGCACGGGCCAGTTCATCGACTACGCGTACTCGCTGATGTACTACCAGGACCGGCTCGACCAGAACGGTGCTGGCCCGACCACGAGCCGCGCGCTGGTGCCGCAGTGGTCGTGGACGCGCCGCAACGTCGACGATCCGCTGTTCCCGCGCTCGGGCAACCTGATCCACGCGGAGGCCGGCTTCGCGATCAAGGGCGTGCTGACCGACCAGACCTTCATCCGCGGTTACGCGCGCGGCCAGCAGTACGTGCCGATCGGCAAGCGCGACCTGTTCGTGTTCCGCGCGGAGCTCGGCGGCGTGTTCACGAGCGGCAGCTCGACCGGCGTGCCGGCGTCGCTGCTGTTCCGCGCGGGCGGCTCGAACTCGGTGCGCGGCTACGGCTACCAGAGCATCGGCAACAGCGTCGCCGGCTCCGTGCTGCCGACCAAGTACCTGATGACGGGCACCGCCGAATACCAGCACTGGTTCAACCGCGACTGGGGCGCCGCGACGTTCTTCGACATCGGCACCGCGACCGATGCGTGGGGCGAGAAGGTGTTCTACCCGGGCGTCGGCGTCGGCGCGCGCTGGCGCAGCCCGGTCGGCCCGATCAACGTCGACGTCGCGTACGGGCTGCGTAACCACAGCGTGCGCCCGTACCTGACGCTCGGCATCGCTTTCTGA